One segment of Trichlorobacter ammonificans DNA contains the following:
- the dxs gene encoding 1-deoxy-D-xylulose-5-phosphate synthase encodes MILETIQSPDDLKKLPLEQLPALAAELREFLLQTVSETGGHLGSNLGVVELTLALHYCFTTPKDKIVWDVGHQAYTHKILTGRRDRFPTQRQYKGLSGFPKRSESEHDAFGVGHASTSISAALGMAAAASLDGTRNNVIAVIGDGSLTGGIAFEGLNQAGHLKKNLIVVLNDNEMSISRNVGAFSAFISRKMTTRHFRELKKEMKELLTNIPSFGKDILKFARRAENSLKGFLTPGALFEALGFDYIGPIDGHDLPGLIEVFSNLREFDGPILVHVMTTKGKGYHPAETKPDKFHGVGAFDLSTGAAPAKSAAASYTEIFGRTLVELAEKDPAIVAITAAMPDGTGLNYFAEALPERFFDVGIAEQHALCFAAGLAADGHKPVAAIYSSFVQRGYDQVFHDICLQNLPVVIAMDRGGLVGDDGPTHHGVFDLSYLRHLPGLTFMAPKDENELRHMLKTALELRSPVAIRYPRGAGYGVPLDRHLTALPPGKGELLREGADLAIIAIGSTVVPALEAAESLAKTGITAAVVNARFIKPLDEELILRMATATGAVLTVEENALQGGFGSAVLELLQDKGLTVRVKRLGIPDCFVEHGSQAQLRRDLGIDAEGIAAAAAAFVKN; translated from the coding sequence ATGATCCTTGAAACCATACAGTCCCCCGACGATCTGAAGAAACTCCCTCTCGAGCAGCTCCCGGCCCTGGCCGCCGAACTGCGCGAGTTCCTGCTGCAGACCGTCTCCGAAACCGGCGGCCACCTGGGGTCCAACTTGGGCGTGGTGGAGTTGACCCTGGCCCTGCACTACTGTTTCACCACCCCCAAGGACAAGATCGTCTGGGATGTGGGACACCAGGCTTACACCCACAAGATCCTCACCGGCCGCCGGGACCGTTTCCCCACCCAGCGCCAGTACAAGGGGCTGTCCGGTTTCCCCAAGCGCAGCGAATCCGAGCATGACGCCTTCGGCGTGGGGCATGCCTCCACCTCCATCTCCGCGGCGTTAGGAATGGCTGCGGCCGCTTCTCTGGACGGCACCAGAAACAACGTCATCGCGGTCATCGGCGATGGCTCGCTGACCGGCGGCATTGCCTTCGAGGGATTGAACCAGGCGGGCCACCTCAAGAAGAACCTGATTGTCGTGCTGAACGACAATGAGATGTCCATCTCCAGGAACGTCGGCGCCTTTTCCGCCTTCATCTCCCGCAAGATGACCACCCGGCACTTCCGGGAACTGAAAAAGGAGATGAAGGAGCTGCTCACCAACATCCCTTCCTTTGGCAAGGATATCCTCAAGTTCGCCCGGCGGGCCGAAAACTCCCTCAAGGGGTTCCTCACCCCCGGCGCCCTGTTCGAGGCCCTGGGATTCGACTATATCGGTCCCATCGACGGTCATGACCTGCCCGGTCTGATCGAGGTATTCTCCAACCTGCGGGAGTTCGACGGGCCGATCCTGGTCCACGTCATGACCACCAAGGGCAAGGGCTACCATCCGGCGGAGACCAAGCCGGACAAGTTTCACGGCGTGGGCGCCTTCGACCTCTCCACCGGCGCAGCGCCGGCCAAGTCGGCGGCTGCCTCCTACACCGAGATTTTCGGTCGCACCCTGGTGGAGCTGGCGGAAAAGGATCCGGCCATTGTGGCCATCACCGCCGCCATGCCGGACGGTACCGGCCTCAACTACTTTGCCGAAGCCCTGCCGGAGCGGTTCTTCGATGTCGGCATCGCCGAACAGCATGCCCTCTGCTTTGCCGCCGGCCTGGCGGCGGACGGCCACAAGCCGGTGGCCGCCATCTACTCCTCCTTTGTCCAGCGGGGGTACGATCAGGTGTTCCACGACATCTGCCTGCAGAACCTGCCGGTGGTGATCGCCATGGACCGCGGCGGCCTGGTGGGAGACGACGGCCCCACCCACCACGGCGTCTTCGACCTCTCCTACCTGCGTCATCTGCCCGGCCTCACCTTCATGGCTCCCAAGGACGAGAACGAACTGCGCCACATGCTGAAGACCGCCCTGGAGCTGCGCAGCCCCGTGGCCATCCGCTATCCCCGCGGCGCCGGCTATGGCGTGCCGCTGGACCGGCACCTCACCGCACTGCCGCCGGGTAAAGGGGAGCTGCTGCGCGAAGGCGCCGATCTGGCCATCATCGCCATCGGCTCCACCGTTGTTCCGGCCCTGGAAGCGGCGGAGTCACTTGCGAAAACAGGCATCACTGCCGCCGTTGTCAATGCCCGCTTCATCAAACCGCTGGATGAGGAGCTGATTCTGCGCATGGCGACCGCCACCGGTGCGGTCCTCACCGTTGAGGAAAACGCCCTGCAGGGAGGTTTCGGCAGTGCTGTGCTGGAACTGCTGCAGGACAAGGGGCTGACGGTCCGGGTGAAACGCCTCGGCATACCCGACTGTTTCGTGGAACACGGTTCCCAGGCCCAACTGCGCCGCGATCTGGGGATTGATGCGGAAGGTATCGCTGCCGCAGCGGCGGCGTTCGTGAAGAACTGA
- the hpnA gene encoding hopanoid-associated sugar epimerase, protein MKAFVTGATGFIGAAIVRELLKEGIQVRVLVRPGADTRNLQGLDLEFRQGDLCDPASLKAGIAGCTQVFHVAADYRLWTRDPATMYRANVDGTRAVLEAAEAASVERVVYTSSVGTLGNPGDGTPGTEDTPVTFADMVGHYKKSKFLAEREAERFLERGLPLVIVNPSTPVGPHDIKPTPTGKIIVDFLNRKMPAYLDTGLNLISVEDCARGHLLAARQGRVGRKYILGNRNLTLREIFTMLSAITGLPAPRVRLPYYPILAAAWVNEGLARLTGREPLIPLAGVQMARKFMFFDPSRAVTELGLPQTPVETALEQAVAWFRANGHLEQ, encoded by the coding sequence ATGAAAGCCTTTGTCACGGGAGCAACCGGCTTCATCGGCGCCGCCATTGTTCGGGAACTGCTGAAGGAAGGCATTCAGGTACGGGTGCTGGTGCGTCCCGGCGCCGATACCCGCAACCTCCAGGGCCTTGATCTTGAGTTCCGGCAGGGGGATCTCTGCGACCCGGCATCACTGAAAGCGGGCATTGCCGGCTGCACGCAGGTTTTCCACGTCGCCGCCGACTACCGGCTCTGGACCCGCGATCCGGCGACCATGTACCGCGCCAACGTCGACGGCACCCGGGCCGTGCTGGAAGCGGCGGAGGCGGCCTCCGTGGAACGGGTGGTCTACACCAGCAGCGTCGGTACCCTGGGCAATCCGGGCGATGGCACACCGGGCACCGAAGATACGCCGGTCACCTTCGCCGACATGGTGGGACACTACAAGAAGAGCAAATTCCTGGCGGAACGTGAGGCTGAACGCTTTCTGGAGCGGGGGCTGCCGCTGGTGATCGTCAACCCCTCCACGCCAGTGGGTCCCCACGACATCAAGCCGACTCCCACCGGCAAGATCATCGTGGATTTCCTGAACCGCAAAATGCCGGCCTACCTTGACACCGGGCTGAACCTGATTTCCGTGGAGGATTGCGCCAGGGGACATCTGCTGGCGGCACGGCAGGGCCGGGTCGGCCGGAAGTACATCCTGGGGAACCGCAACCTGACCCTGCGGGAGATATTCACCATGTTATCCGCCATCACCGGCCTGCCGGCGCCGCGGGTGCGACTCCCGTACTACCCGATCCTGGCGGCGGCCTGGGTCAACGAGGGGCTTGCACGCCTGACCGGCCGGGAACCGCTGATCCCCCTCGCCGGCGTCCAGATGGCGAGAAAATTCATGTTTTTTGACCCATCCAGAGCCGTCACCGAACTGGGCCTTCCCCAGACCCCGGTGGAAACTGCCCTGGAACAGGCGGTGGCTTGGTTTCGTGCCAATGGCCACCTGGAACAATGA